In Etheostoma cragini isolate CJK2018 chromosome 9, CSU_Ecrag_1.0, whole genome shotgun sequence, the following are encoded in one genomic region:
- the ccn1 gene encoding CCN family member 1 translates to MLMLTVVVAFLGSFNLVVSSSSSCPSVCECPMEMPKCTPGVSVVLDGCGCCKVCARQLNEDCSLTEPCDHTKGLECNFGASFAAATTRGICRAKSEGRPCEYNSRIYQNGESFQPNCKHQCTCIDGAVGCVPLCPQELSLPNLGCANPRLVKVAGQCCEEWRCDDGMETDILEKIFGKDIMTDESERDLTNRNELIAIVKGGLKSLAAFRPQPEVHTFDSQKCIVQTTPWSQCSKSCGTGISTRVTNNNSECKLVKETRICEVRPCTQSPFSSLKKGKKCSRTKKSSQPVKFTYAGCASLKKYRPKYCGACVDGRCCSPHDTRTIRVKFLCEDGETFNKNIMMIESCKCNYNCPHANEASYPFYRLSNDIHKFRD, encoded by the exons ATGCTGATGCTTACTGTTGTCGTTGCCTTCCTTGGAAGCTTTAATTTG GTCgtctcttcctcatcctcttgCCCCTCCGTGTGTGAGTGTCCTATGGAGATGCCTAAGTGCACACCCGGCGTGAGCGTCGTCCTGGACGGCTGCGGCTGCTGCAAAGTGTGCGCCAGGCAGCTGAACGAGGACTGCAGCCTGACCGAGCCTTGTGACCACACTAAAGGGCTGGAGTGTAACTTTGGGGCCAGCtttgctgctgctactactcGTGGCATCTGCCGAG CAAAGTCAGAGGGCAGACCCTGTGAGTACAACAGCAGAATCTACCAGAATGGAGAGAGCTTCCAGCCCAACTGTAAACACCAGTGCACATGCATCGATGGGGCAGTGGGATGTGTCCCGCTGTGCCCGCAGGAGCTCTCCCTGCCCAACCTGGGCTGTGCCAACCCAAGACTGGTCAAGGTAGCAGGCCAGTGCTGTGAAGAGTGGAGGTGTGATGATGGCATGGAGACAGACATCCTGGAGAAGATCTTTGGCAAAGACATTATGACTGATGAGTCGGAGAGGGACCTCACCAACAGGAATGAGCTCATTGCTATCGTGAAGGGAGGACTCAAGTCTCTAGCTG CCTTTAGACCACAGCCTGAAGTTCACACGTTTGACAGCCAGAAGTGCATTGTCCAAACCACACCCTGGTCCCAGTGCTCCAAGAGCTGTGGAACAGGCATCTCCACCAGAgtcaccaacaacaacagcgaGTGCAAGCTGGTCAAGGAGACAAGAATTTGTGAAGTGCGGCCATGCACCCAGTCACCTTTCTCCAGTCTGAAG AAAGGAAAGAAGTGCAGCAGAACCAAGAAGTCCAGCCAGCCGGTGAAGTTTACCTACGCCGGCTGCGCCAGCCTAAAGAAGTACCGGCCAAAGTACTGCGGCGCCTGCGTGGACGGCCGCTGCTGCAGCCCCCATGACACCAGAACCATCCGTGTTAAGTTCCTCTGCGAGGACGGAGAGACCTTCAACAAGAACATTATGATGATCGAGTCCTGCAAGTGCAACTACAATTGTCCCCATGCCAACGAAGCCTCCTATCCCTTCTACCGCCTCTCCAACGACATCCACAAGTTCAGAGACTGA